The Blautia pseudococcoides genome segment CCACTTTCGCAGGCGTCAATGTTTCATAAAAATTGACGCCATCGAATACAACGCCGATATCCTCCTTCAGCTGTTTTGATGAGGATAATTCCTGCCCCCAAAAAGTAACCGTACCGTCATCTTTCTTAATCAGATCAAGAATTGCATTGATCGTTGTACTCTTTCCGGCTCCATTCTCACCAATCAGTCCCATAATCGTTCCTTTCGGAAGGTCAAACGAAATATGGTCCAGCTGAAATCCGGCATACTTTTTCGTTAAATTTTCCACCCGTAAGATCGTATCCATAGTCACTCCTCCTCCTGATAAAACATAGTCAAAAGTTCAACCAATTTTCCCAATGAAATTCCACTGGTCCTTCCTATATCAGCAGCTTCCTGTAAATGCTCTTCCGCTAACCGCTGCTGTTCCTCCTGATAAAAGTCCTTATTCTGTGCCGCTACAAAACTTCCGCGCCCGACTGTTGTCTCGATAAATCCGTCCCTTTGCAGATCCTCATATGCCTTTTGAACAGTAATGACACTTACATGGATTGACTTTGCCAGTGCCCGCATAGAGGGGATTGGATCGCCCGTCTGCAGTTCGCCGCTCATAATCATAGCTTTTATCTGTGAGGTAATCTGCTCATAAATGGGTTTACTCGTATTACTGCTTATAATAATTTCCACGGGGCCCCTCCATATGCCATATAATGTACTTATTGAACAGGTACATTATAACAACTCCAGTCACATTTGTCAATAGGACGGCATCAGCTGGCAAAATGCTCCAGAAAAATGAGAGCAGCCTCATTTTGTGCTCACCCTTTCTTATGACTGTGGGAAAGCAAAAAACGCTTGACTTTCACGTTACGTCATAGTGTATGATGTAAAAAGAAAAATCAGAAAGGAGGATCTGCTTATGAAAATTACTGCTATCCGTTCAGATGGCGTTTACTCAAAAATTATGGGTGCGCCGAAGGAAAAGAAAAACGATATCTACCGCTACGAGCTGATGATGTCGTTTCAGAAAAAATGGGACTGCTACAGTATCCCGATGAAAGCGGCTACACCAAATGGCTATGACATTATCATGGCAAGTAAAATGCTGGGCCTGATGGAGCCGACTAAGATTGACAGCTCCCAGCAAGAGAATATCAAGCTGATTTCGGATGAAACTCTTTGGGCTGCCTGTAAAGAATCCATAACACGGGCTTTGAAAGGCTTTGAAGAACTTGGTGTGGAATTGCCCGTACAGGAATATGTGTTCAGTATTCTTTTGGCAAATCCCGAAAGCCCCTACATCATTATGAACGAGGGTTATTGTGGGGACGGTGGTATTCCCGGCTTCATTATGGCATGGCTCACGCCTAATGAATACACGATAGGCTGTCTGCCTGTTGCCCTTGCCCACGAGGTAAATCACAATGTCCGCTTTCAATTTATCAAATGGAAGAACGATATTACGCTTGGTGAAATGATGGTCAGCGAGGGACTGGCAGAAAACTACGCCACGCATTTATTTGGAGCGGACAAAGCTGGCCCGTGGGTAACAAAAACGGACATGGAAACCTTGAATGAATATATCAAGCCCATTATCCGTGAGGGGCTTAGTGTGCAGGGGTTGGAAAATCTGAACGCATACCTATACGGTGATGAAATGGCGGCTCTACAAGGCTACCCGCCTGTCGGTCTGCCCTATTGTGCGGGCTATGCGTGTGGCTATCATTTAGTAAAACACTATTTGAAAAAGACAGGAAAGAGCATCGTTGAAGCAACCCTGCTGCCAGCAAGCGAGATTTTGGAAACAGCGGAGGACTTTTGGGATGAATAAGCAACCAAGGACTGTGCATGAGGTTGTTGATCTCACGGGAATAACCGCAAGAACACTTCACTATTACGATCAGATAGGACTTTTTAAGCCCTCTATCGTGACCGAAGCAAAGTACCGCCTTTATACAGAAAGTGACCTGTGCCGTTTGCAGGAAATATTGTTTTTCCGAGAAGTTGGCTTTTCCCTAAAAGAAATCAAGCAGCTTTTGGCTTCCCCCGATTATAACCGCCAGGAAGTGTTGAAAAAGCACATTTGTATTCTTGAAGCGCAACGGGATCGTATCAATGCACTTATTAAACTTGTAGAGGCTGAAATAAGAGGGGGCAGCACCCTTTCCTTTGAGGCTTTCTCTAACTCAAAGATTGCTCGGTTGCAAACGCAATTTAGAGAAGAAATGATAGAGCGTTGGGGTAATACAGACAGCTTCCGGGAATACGAGGAAACCTTCTCTACACAGGCGAGAAAACTTCAAAATGAACAGTTGGACGCCTTTTATTCCTTTGCACAGGAGCTTTTTGAAAGACTGGCCTTATATGAAGATTGCTCTCCGGGCTGTATGGAAGTGCAACAAATCGTAAAGGAGTGGCAACAGTATATCTCCGAACACTTCTATAACTGCGATAAACAAATGCTGATCAATTTAGGAAATCTCTATGTCACCGATAAACGGTTTTCTAATTTCATAAATCGTAATGGCAGCGGAGATTTAGCTGCGTTTTTGAATGAGGCGATCTCCATATTTTGTAATAACCCGAACGCCATCTGACGGAGCGATCTTCAAAACAAAAACAATAAAAAATAGGATCTGTTCTCTGGAAAAGGAGCATAAACAGAACAAGACCACAAGGGAAGTAAAATCCTCGTGGTCTTTGTTATGGTACTTCTAATTTATAACCTATACCGACAATATTTTTGATATATTTAGTCTATATAAACTATAAATATGACAGCATTCTGTCATATTTCATATCTTTTTTACGCAATGAAGTCTTGCCTGGACTTTATGCCCCTATCCTTTTCGCACTGGCCTTCTATACTTAAAATTCGGTTATACTATTAAGTATTCTGACCATGATCCAGTATCCTCCTTCATCATTAAAAAGTTATAAGTTATCTCCATCCGCTTTATTCATCGTGATTGATGTATTTCCCATTCTTTGCAAAATTTCCGCCCACTGCTTTAAATCCCCACATAAAATGCAGCGGAGTTTCAAATAATATCAGTATCAATTCGCAGGGAGAGGCATAAGACATGGAGCATCAGGTGATTTTACATTCTGATATGAACAATTTTTACGCCAGTGTTGAATGCCTGGACAACCCAAAACTCCGGGGAAAACCTATGGCAGTCACAGGTGATCCGGATGCCCGCCACGGCATTGTTTTGGCGAAAAATTATGAGGCAAAGAAATACGGTATCACTACGGGAGAACCCTTATGGATGGCCCGCCAGAAATGCCCTGATATCCTCTTTACACCGCCCCGTTATGAGCGTTATATTCAGTTTTCCCAGGCTGCCCATGAAATCTATGAGGAATATACCGATCAAGTGGAAACCTTCGGATTGGATGAATGTTGGCTGGATGTCACTGGTTCCACACACCTTTTTGGAACCGGGAAAGATATGGCGGATGATATTCGCAGCCGGATAAAAAAAGAGCTGGGTATCACAGCAAGCGTAGGGGTATCTTTTAACAAAATCTTTGCAAAGCTTGGCAGTGACTTAAAGAAGCCGGACGCCACAACCGTGATCGACCACAATTTTCAGTCAAAAATATGGCACCTGCCTGCAAATATGCTTCTCTATGTTGGAAAAGCGACTTATGCCAAGCTGTTGAAATATGGCATTCGAACAATCGGTGATCTGGCCTGCGCGGATCTCTCCTTTTTGGAGAGACTGCTGGGCAAGAATGGAGTGATGTTATGGGCATTTGCCAACGGACTGGATCGTTCTCCAGTCTCGTATTCTTACTCCCGGCGAATCATAAAAACGATAGGCAACAGTGTGACAACCCACCGGGATCTCCTAAACGACACGGATATCAAAATCATTTTATATATACTCTCGGAAAGCGTGGCAGAGCGGATGCGGAATGAAAATTTCTACTGCCGCAGTGTTCAGATCAGCATCCGGGATAATACGCTGGTTTCCTATGAGCGGCAGGGACGGCTCCCCCTCCCGTCCTGCACTTCCCAGGCGATTTTCCAAAAAGCATTTGAATTATACAAAGGCAATCCGCCACAAAATCCCGTTCGCAGTCTGGGCGTTCGTGCCTGCAATCTGTTCGTTATGAAATACCGCCAGCTTTCTTTTTTGGAAGACGCAGCCAGAGACCAGAAACAGGAAGCTCTGGAACATGCCATTGACGATGTCCGCAAGCGGTATGGACACTACTCCATCCAGAGGGGCATTATGCTTATGGATAGCAGACTCTCTCATCTTGACCCGGTTGCGGAGCATACAATCTATCCAGAGGCATTCCTGAAAAGCCAAAATAAATAATCAAAAAATTGGGAGGAAAACCAAATGTGCGGAAGATACAGTTTATTCACAGATGAAGAAAACCAAGAAATTTTGAGGATTGTCAGGTCCTTAGATGCCAGATATCCCGGAAACACGATGAAGCAGGGGGAAATCTATCCAACCAATACCGCCCCCATTATCTGCCGGCAGGACGATAAAGTCATTCCCGAACTCAGCATCTGGGGATTTCCCCGTTTCGGTGCAAAAGGTAGTATTATCAACGCCCGCTCCGAAACTGCTGATGAACGTCCAATGTTCCGGAAAAGTCTGCATACCCGCAGATGTGTAATCCCAAGCACTGGGTTTTACGAATGGTCCCAAAATGGTCCCAAAACAAAGTACCGATTTCATCTGCCTGATGAGAATATTCTTTATATGGCGGGGATTTTTAATGAATTCAAGGGCGAGAATAAATTTGTTATCCTTACAACCGGCGCGAATAACTCCATCGCTGATGTACATGACCGTATGCCCGTTATCTTACAAAAGTCCATGGTGGAAGACTGGGTGATATCCGAGGACTTTGCATTGTCATATCTACATG includes the following:
- a CDS encoding GntR family transcriptional regulator, translating into MEIIISSNTSKPIYEQITSQIKAMIMSGELQTGDPIPSMRALAKSIHVSVITVQKAYEDLQRDGFIETTVGRGSFVAAQNKDFYQEEQQRLAEEHLQEAADIGRTSGISLGKLVELLTMFYQEEE
- a CDS encoding DUF2268 domain-containing protein, yielding MKITAIRSDGVYSKIMGAPKEKKNDIYRYELMMSFQKKWDCYSIPMKAATPNGYDIIMASKMLGLMEPTKIDSSQQENIKLISDETLWAACKESITRALKGFEELGVELPVQEYVFSILLANPESPYIIMNEGYCGDGGIPGFIMAWLTPNEYTIGCLPVALAHEVNHNVRFQFIKWKNDITLGEMMVSEGLAENYATHLFGADKAGPWVTKTDMETLNEYIKPIIREGLSVQGLENLNAYLYGDEMAALQGYPPVGLPYCAGYACGYHLVKHYLKKTGKSIVEATLLPASEILETAEDFWDE
- a CDS encoding MerR family transcriptional regulator → MNKQPRTVHEVVDLTGITARTLHYYDQIGLFKPSIVTEAKYRLYTESDLCRLQEILFFREVGFSLKEIKQLLASPDYNRQEVLKKHICILEAQRDRINALIKLVEAEIRGGSTLSFEAFSNSKIARLQTQFREEMIERWGNTDSFREYEETFSTQARKLQNEQLDAFYSFAQELFERLALYEDCSPGCMEVQQIVKEWQQYISEHFYNCDKQMLINLGNLYVTDKRFSNFINRNGSGDLAAFLNEAISIFCNNPNAI
- the dinB gene encoding DNA polymerase IV: MEHQVILHSDMNNFYASVECLDNPKLRGKPMAVTGDPDARHGIVLAKNYEAKKYGITTGEPLWMARQKCPDILFTPPRYERYIQFSQAAHEIYEEYTDQVETFGLDECWLDVTGSTHLFGTGKDMADDIRSRIKKELGITASVGVSFNKIFAKLGSDLKKPDATTVIDHNFQSKIWHLPANMLLYVGKATYAKLLKYGIRTIGDLACADLSFLERLLGKNGVMLWAFANGLDRSPVSYSYSRRIIKTIGNSVTTHRDLLNDTDIKIILYILSESVAERMRNENFYCRSVQISIRDNTLVSYERQGRLPLPSCTSQAIFQKAFELYKGNPPQNPVRSLGVRACNLFVMKYRQLSFLEDAARDQKQEALEHAIDDVRKRYGHYSIQRGIMLMDSRLSHLDPVAEHTIYPEAFLKSQNK
- a CDS encoding SOS response-associated peptidase encodes the protein MCGRYSLFTDEENQEILRIVRSLDARYPGNTMKQGEIYPTNTAPIICRQDDKVIPELSIWGFPRFGAKGSIINARSETADERPMFRKSLHTRRCVIPSTGFYEWSQNGPKTKYRFHLPDENILYMAGIFNEFKGENKFVILTTGANNSIADVHDRMPVILQKSMVEDWVISEDFALSYLHAVMPALQRETAS